One part of the Torulaspora delbrueckii CBS 1146 chromosome 8, complete genome genome encodes these proteins:
- the GCN4 gene encoding amino acid starvation-responsive transcription factor GCN4 (similar to Saccharomyces cerevisiae GCN4 (YEL009C); ancestral locus Anc_7.131) has translation MSVFMNQNITCTAETDTEPFFGSLDAFVKKEDDGQVPMDLLVHHDDHDGLTPMFDSDPALSAVSGEESKWGSLFDDEIPINPADVFNFTPQAEEEVEVVVPSPAKDRNVSFLPTPIFEEAPLTTPATKKRVGKVDHLGVVAYNRKNRSAPLSPVVVESDDPAALKRARNTEAARRSRARKMQRMTQLESKVEQLIARNSELEQEITRLNSLLSKT, from the coding sequence ATGTCTGTCTTTATGAACCAAAATATTACTTGTACTGCTGAAACCGATACGGAACCCTTTTTTGGGTCGCTTGACGCCTTTGTTAAAAAGGAAGATGACGGGCAGGTTCCAATGGACCTGCTTGTCCATCACGACGACCACGATGGGCTAACGCCCATGTTCGATTCGGATCCCGCTTTGTCTGCGGTTTCCGGTGAAGAATCCAAATGGGGGTCTCTCTTTGACGATGAGATTCCTATTAATCCTGCTGATGTTTTCAATTTTACTCCTCAagctgaggaagaagttgaagttgTCGTGCCATCGCCCGCTAAGGACCGTAATGTTTCTTTTCTACCAACtccaatctttgaagaagctccTTTGACTACACCTGCTACTAAGAAGCGTGTAGGGAAAGTGGATCATTTGGGAGTAGTGGCTTACAATCGTAAGAACCGTTCTGCTCCTCTTTCTCCTGTCGTGGTAGAATCAGATGATCCAGCGGCTCTCAAGAGGGCTCGCAACACAGAAGCTGCTAGAAGATCAAGAGCTAGAAAGATGCAGAGAATGACCCAGTTGGAGTCTAAAGTGGAACAGTTAATAGCTAGAAACTCAGAACTCGAACAGGAAATTACTCGGTTAAACTCTTTACTAAGTAAAACATGA
- the MIT1 gene encoding Mit1p (similar to Saccharomyces cerevisiae YEL007W; ancestral locus Anc_7.132): MELKPTFKGYIHDEADALLLLQATLEGRLQQISRRPYEIERPYLIVSGSAFVFVEEMSGIKRWTDGVPWSPSRISGRFLIYKGLDKSYANPVVRKRPRQQDSFSSNSTPSPTESNGEAKNYTGFVKKTMSVKFKNRLKNSVETLHLVSYYNVDDVRDKKLIRPRDSPLFRSVKPSADLLAAVENRTLGNSTKFNLLPSTTASPSTTTTSSASTTNSYSSSSCPSSTGNSPLLNKITAGSSFLPYIKRHQTDPSSLVPPQIIPATNSFLTQQQLSQNFLPFTPPPSANYTSQPLALPHLNPQQPQYYQQHTYYQLRPPSHLALPNVNTQVPPLLLNPYLPHSYHPNDRMRGHPSGPYYNSSTNDQR; encoded by the coding sequence ATGGAATTAAAACCGACTTTCAAAGGTTATATACATGATGAAGCGGATGCTTTGTTGCTCTTGCAAGCGACTTTGGAAGGTCGCTTGCAACAAATCTCGCGAAGGCCCTATGAGATTGAGAGACCTTATCTTATTGTCTCGGGGAGTGCTTTTGTCTTTGTAGAGGAGATGTCCGGCATCAAGCGTTGGACTGATGGGGTTCCTTGGTCTCCATCACGAATTTCAGGTCGTTTCCTCATTTACAAAGGTTTAGACAAGTCGTATGCAAATCCAGTGGTACGCAAGAGACCTAGACAACAGGattcattctcttcaaattcgacgCCTTCACCTACAGAGAGTAATGGTGAGGCGAAGAATTATACGGGGTTTGTAAAAAAGACGATGTCTgtcaaattcaagaatcGGCTGAAGAATAGTGTTGAGACTCTACATTTAGTGTCGTACTATAATGTCGATGATGTCAGGGATAAGAAATTGATTAGGCCTAGGGATTCACCTCTCTTCCGTTCCGTTAAACCCAGTGCTGATTTACTGGCTGCAGTGGAAAATAGAACGCTTGGCAATAGtaccaaattcaatttgcTCCCTAGCACAACGGCTAGTCCCTCTACTACTACTACGTCATCGGCATCGACGACAAATTCGtattcctcttcttcctgtCCTTCATCAACCGGTAATTCGCCGCTTTTGAACAAGATTACTGCTGGCAGTAGTTTTTTGCCCTACATCAAGAGACACCAAACGGATCCTTCAAGTTTAGTACCACCGCAGATTATTCCGGCTACAAACTCGTTTCTCACCCAACAACAATTATCGCAGAACTTTTTGCCTTTTACACCACCCCCATCAGCCAATTACACTTCACAACCACTGGCATTACCGCATCTGAATCCACAACAGCCGCAGTATTACCAGCAACACACCTACTATCAATTGAGGCCTCCAAGCCATCTGGCACTGCCAAACGTTAATACACAAGTGCCTCCATTATTGCTCAATCCATATTTGCCACATTCTTACCACCCGAATGACAGGATGCGTGGTCATCCATCGGGACCATACTATAACAGTTCAACAAATGACCAAAGATAA
- the APM1 gene encoding Apm1p (similar to Saccharomyces cerevisiae APM1 (YPL259C); ancestral locus Anc_7.127) has protein sequence MVSGIYFCDIKGRPILSRRYRDDIPLSAIDRFAPLLADLEEESSVIPPCLNHRGIQYLFIEHEDLYVVALSTSLATNAAQVFTFLHKLVEALGDYLKTVEEESVRDNFVIIYELLDEMMDYGIPQITETKMLKQYITQKSFKLIKAVKKVKATARPPTGLTNSVSWRADGITYKKNEAFLDIVESINMVMNQQGQVLRSEIIGQVIVRSRLSGMPDLKLGINDKGIFTRDPETGESQVTAGKKKSSAELEDLKFHQCVRLSKFENEKIITFIPPDGEFELMSYRLTTPVKPLIWCDVNVQVHSKSRIEIHCRAKAQIKKKSVANNVEILIPVPDDADTPSFRYSHGSIKWVPEKNAILWKIRSFYGGKEYSMAAQMGLPSINGVEKPKFKRPVQVKFQIPYFTTSGIQVRYLKINEPKLQYKSYPWVRYITQNGDDYTIRLN, from the coding sequence ATGGTTTCAGGGATTTATTTCTGTGATATTAAAGGTAGACcgattctttcaagacGGTATAGGGATGACATTCCGCTGTCGGCCATCGATAGGTTTGCACCTCTCCTTGCAGATCTAGAGGAAGAATCCAGTGTCATCCCACCTTGTTTGAATCACCGTGGTATTCAgtatcttttcatcgaGCATGAGGATCTGTATGTTGTTGCATTGTCCACATCTTTAGCCACCAATGCGGCACAGGTCTTCACGTTTTTGCATAAACTAGTGGAAGCCCTAGGAGACTATCTCAAgacagttgaagaagaatctgTTAGGGACAATTTTGTTATAATCTATGAGTTGTTGGACGAAATGATGGACTATGGTATTCCTCAAATTACCGAGACCAAGATGCTCAAACAATATATTACTCAgaaatcattcaaattgatcaaagctGTCAAGAAGGTCAAGGCTACGGCAAGGCCGCCCACCGGTTTGACTAATTCCGTTAGTTGGAGAGCGGATGGTATAACGTATAAGAAAAACGAGGCGTTCTTAGACATTGTGGAGTCGATCAATATGGTTATGAACCAACAAGGACAGGTGCTCAGGTCCGAGATTATTGGGCAAGTGATAGTTAGGTCGCGGCTGTCCGGTATGCCTGATTTGAAGCTGGGCATTAATGACAAGGGCATCTTTACTAGGGATCCAGAGACGGGTGAAAGCCAAGTCACCGcaggaaagaagaaatctagCGCTGAATTggaggatttgaaattccaCCAATGTGTGAGGTTAAGCAAATTTGAGAACGAGAAAATTATAACTTTTATACCACCTGATGGTGAATTTGAACTTATGAGTTACAGATTAACTACTCCAGTGAAACCGTTAATTTGGTGTGATGTTAACGTGCAAGTGCATTCAAAATCGAGGATAGAGATCCATTGCAGGGCAAAGGCTCAAattaagaagaaatcggTTGCTAATAACGTTGAAATATTGATTCCTGTTCCAGATGATGCCGACACTCCTTCTTTCAGGTACTCTCACGGATCCATCAAATGGGTCCCAGAGAAAAATGCTattctttggaagatcaGAAGTTTTTACGGTGGTAAAGAATACTCCATGGCAGCGCAGATGGGGCTGCCCTCTATCAATGGCGTTGAGAAgccaaaattcaaaaggcCGGTTCAAGTAAAATTCCAAATTCCATACTTTACCACTTCAGGAATTCAAGTGCGTTATCTGAAAATTAATGAACCCAAGCTTCAATACAAAAGTTACCCTTGGGTCCGGTACATAACCCAGAATGGAGATGATTACACGATAAGACTGAACTAA
- the NAS2 gene encoding Nas2p (similar to Saccharomyces cerevisiae NAS2 (YIL007C); ancestral locus Anc_7.130), with the protein MTNVQLNGSLADPWIVEQVANLEQLSLPQVLELKSHIESELDRNFDRLKGHGADLSSPLITEDGFPRQDIDVLEVRLLRNYLNMLRNDLRAVIDRSQPLLATHSSLPVASQTTSTPTAFAEIYGLIPRSPMHSAGCQNGDKLVSVASVNATNHSNLSFLQQTIQGNANVALPLRILREGQVLDLTVTPTDTWGGSGLLGARFKLI; encoded by the coding sequence ATGACTAACGTACAATTGAATGGATCCCTAGCGGACCCTTGGATCGTTGAGCAGGTGGCTAATTTAGAACAACTCTCCTTACCACAAGTGCTTGAATTGAAATCTCATATTGAAAGTGAGTTGGATCGTAATTTTGATCGTTTGAAAGGTCATGGAGCAGACTTGAGTTCTCCATTAATTACTGAAGATGGGTTCCCAAGACAGGACATCGACGTTCTGGAAGTACGTCTACTGAGAAACTATTTGAATATGCTTAGAAATGACCTGCGAGCAGTCATTGATCGATCACAACCGCTACTAGCGACTCATTCCAGTCTGCCCGTCGCCAGCCAGACCACTTCCACTCCAACTGCTTTTGCAGAGATTTACGGCCTCATCCCACGAAGTCCCATGCACTCCGCTGGGTGCCAAAACGGTGACAAATTGGTTTCTGTGGCCTCTGTCAATGCTACAAACCATTCAAATCTATCATTCTTACAACAAACTATACAGGGAAACGCGAACGTTGCCCTACCTCTGCGCATACTTAGAGAAGGTCAAGTGCTCGATCTCACAGTGACTCCGACAGACACATGGGGAGGATCCGGTTTACTAGGTGCTCGTTTTAAGCTGATTTAA
- the TDEL0H02910 gene encoding uncharacterized protein, with amino-acid sequence MPAKSYVENPYFGEFEDANVNVYSSFESHKKLPKAEIPKMQETATKLSKRERLKLRTARALKGEIKPGDIIGRRHHVRFWKNSKLSSAAPLQTQSTTPSNSSSPATSPATSLDSGSWNEESVIYSPLGPSLTPNEETTHVELVHSSEEITRISSFETTPQAFDLSKYTARAMSARFSCGSSEPVSPNRSEAFSPTDGFGAGFTPITPMPVDESKSAAAKPADQIQELVSRPNASLVDSRAPGKVPAVRSCTMPITPVELEEDITHANFNRHHSLPSTFIVEEESLRKAQPEVRLSRESIEVSTKQAKKIRFHELNNRTKGSEGRQYHEEQCRRLQKEPQTNKSKVNLFSRTWENLNEESWYVRVLHEYCPVRFRKNKRLNFDSHQFRAMQSKLTFEALVEQEVRRQDRKLIFRPNNYANKSFIRRWFNFEEDKDILDSMDHFILCNEGLTPIFRGSRPAVRKHLFRRWLNFDRNRAIICEQLMERWLEDKQYVNKLKKGRDEREQMRAEMETRLKDYDKIPPPSFFIKKLMSNLSGNRSRIGKPPKRGSQIVVLKKEPLFGSQYFENKKTKAKRWIKDLLLGMH; translated from the coding sequence ATGCCTGCCAAAAGCTACGTTGAGAATCCTTATTTTGGGGAATTTGAAGACGCCAATGTCAATGTGTATTCAAGTTTTGAAAGCCACAAAAAACTTCCAAAGGCtgaaattccaaagatgCAGGAGACTGCTACAAAATTGAGTAAAAGGGAACGGCTGAAATTAAGAACGGCCAGAGCATTGAAGGGTGAAATAAAGCCTGGAGATATAATTGGCAGACGCCACCATGTGAGGTTCTGGAAAAACTCAAAGCTCAGTTCGGCTGCACCTTTGCAGACACAATCAACAACGCCGTCGAATAGTAGCTCACCAGCCACATCACCAGCAACTTCGCTGGACTCGGGAAGCTGGAACGAAGAAAGCGTTATATATAGCCCGCTTGGCCCGTCTTTAACTCCAAATGAAGAGACAACACATGTCGAACTAGTTCACTcaagtgaagaaatcaccAGGATTTCGTCATTTGAAACAACTCCTCAGGCCTTTGATCTTTCCAAGTATACGGCAAGGGCCATGTCTGCTCGTTTCAGTTGCGGTAGCTCTGAACCAGTATCGCCAAATAGGTCAGAAGCCTTCTCACCAACAGATGGTTTTGGAGCTGGATTTACGCCAATCACTCCAATGCCTGTCGATGAGTCTAAATCTGCAGCCGCTAAGCCAGCCGATCAAATTCAGGAACTAGTTTCTAGGCCCAATGCTTCCTTGGTTGACAGCCGCGCACCAGGCAAAGTGCCCGCTGTGCGTTCTTGTACCATGCCAATTACTCCGGTtgaattagaagaagacatTACTCACGCTAATTTCAACCGTCACCATTCTTTGCCGAGCACTTTCATCGTAGAAGAGGAAAGTTTACGCAAAGCGCAACCTGAGGTAAGGTTGTCCAGAGAAAGCATTGAGGTTAGCACAAAACAAGCCAAAAAGATCAGATTTCATGAATTGAACAATAGAACAAAGGGGTCAGAAGGGAGGCAATATCATGAAGAACAATGTCGTAGGTTACAAAAAGAACCACAAACCAATAAATCAAAAGTAAATTTATTCTCTAGGACATGggagaatttgaatgagGAGAGCTGGTATGTGAGAGTCCTACATGAGTACTGCCCTGTTCGGTTTAGAAAGAATAAACGGCTAAATTTTGACAGTCATCAATTTCGTGCCATGCAATCCAAATTGACTTTCGAAGCGCTAGTGGAGCAAGAAGTTCGTCGTCAGGACAGGAAGCTCATATTCCGCCCTAATAATTACGCCAACAAATCATTTATTCGTAGATGGTTTaattttgaagaggatAAAGATATCCTAGACTCGATGGACCATTTTATACTATGCAATGAAGGTCTCACGCCTATCTTCAGAGGATCTCGGCCAGCGGTGCGTAAACATCTGTTCCGCCGTTGGTTAAATTTTGATAGAAATAGAGCCATAATTTGTGAACAATTAATGGAAAGATGGTTGGAAGATAAGCAGTATGTGaataaattgaaaaaggGTCGGGATGAAAGAGAGCAAATGCGTGCGGAAATGGAAACTCGACTAAAGGATTATGATAAAATACCGCCGCcttcatttttcatcaagaaactcATGTCAAATTTATCTGGAAATCGTAGCAGGATAGGTAAGCCGCCAAAACGTGGTAGCCAAATTGTagtcttgaagaaagagccaCTGTTTGGATCCcagtattttgaaaataaaaaaacTAAAGCCAAGAGATGGATCAAAGATTTATTACTAGGTATGCATTAA
- the YIA6 gene encoding NAD+ transporter (similar to Saccharomyces cerevisiae YEA6 (YEL006W) and YIA6 (YIL006W); ancestral locus Anc_7.133), whose protein sequence is MSKEDPHEGFLVPDGISPLSSSDVIEPRRAARLIQDHQLTLDHDSMQIPKEPSGRIRLNDTEITALSGALSGFISGIVVCPLDVAKTRLQAQGLQSVGENRYYNGMLGTFSTIIRDEGVRGLYKGLVPIIMGYFPTWMIYFSFYEFCKDFYPRMLPHQDFLSYSLSAITAGAVSTTVTNPIWVIKTRLMLQTHVSQYPTHYKGTFDAFNKIRTQEGFKALYAGLVPSYFGLLHVAIHFPVYEKLKVTFNCYRGKNNNHELDLSRLIMASCVSKMIASVITYPHEILRTRMQLKSNLPDSVQHKMIPLIRKTYFTEGIRGFYSGFTTNLVRTVPASAITLVSFEYVRNHLSSITD, encoded by the coding sequence ATGTCTAAGGAGGACCCTCATGAAGGGTTTTTGGTACCAGATGGTATTTCTCCACTTTCCTCGTCGGACGTCATCGAGCCAAGAAGGGCAGCAAGACTTATACAGGACCATCAATTGACATTGGATCATGATTCTATGCAGATCCCCAAAGAGCCATCAGGTAGGATACGGCTCAACGATACAGAAATTACAGCATTGTCGGGAGCACTTTCAGGATTTATCTCTGGGATAGTAGTCTGTCCCCTGGATGTAGCCAAAACTAGATTACAAGCCCAAGGGTTACAATCTGTCGGGGAAAACCGTTATTATAACGGTATGCTAGGTACTTTCTCTACAATTATCAGAGATGAAGGTGTTCGAGGCCTTTATAAAGGTTTGGTACCGATAATAATGGGATACTTCCCAACTTGGATGATCTACTTCTCTTTCTatgaattttgcaaagatttTTACCCTCGAATGCTCCCCCATCAAGACTTCTTATCATACTCATTATCTGCAATCACCGCTGGTGCGGTCTCGACCACAGTAACAAATCCAATTTGGGTCATCAAGACAAGGCTGATGTTGCAAACTCATGTGTCACAGTATCCGACTCATTACAAAGGTACATTCGATGCATTCAACAAAATAAGAACTCAGGAAGGTTTCAAAGCTCTATATGCCGGTCTGGTACCGTCATATTTTGGGCTCTTACATGTGGCTATTCATTTCCCCGTTTATGAGAAGTTAAAAGTTACATTTAATTGCTACCGTGGCAAGAATAATAACCATGAGCTTGATTTGTCCCGTCTAATAATGGCTTCATGTGTCTCCAAGATGATCGCTTCGGTGATCACTTACCCACACGAAATTTTAAGAACAAGAATGCaattgaaatcaaatttaCCGGACTCAGTACAGCATAAGATGATACCTTTGATAAGAAAGACATATTTCACTGAGGGAATACGAGGTTTCTATTCGGGTTTCACCACGAATTTGGTACGTACAGTTCCGGCATCGGCAATTACACTCGTATCATTCGAATACGTTAGAAATCATCTTTCCAGTATCACTGATTAA
- the DOT5 gene encoding thioredoxin peroxidase DOT5 (similar to Saccharomyces cerevisiae DOT5 (YIL010W); ancestral locus Anc_7.126) yields MSKKSKTSESTKPPAGEDETGVKGEELWKLSKDESAPKGRRGSKSKKDATKPPAGEDETGGKGEELWKLPRGESASSKARRGSRTSKHKNDSSKPPAGEDETGVAGEELWKLPRKEGAESESTKPPAGEDETGKEGEELWKLHKDEGAKPRRGSKSSDKTKPLAGEDETGGEGEELWKLPKKDEKETDVAEDSDQTAQSTELDIGDEIPDVTLQNQDGKDVSLRDVAKEHKIIIIFAYPKASTPGCTRQACGYRDNYDELKEHAAVFGLSGDNASAQKKFQTKQSLPFDLLCDPGRVLIGHLGAKKTAQSGTLRSHWVFFDGKLKYKRVKVSPEVSIQDGKKEVLELAASLQNE; encoded by the coding sequence atgtcaaagaaatcaaaaaCAAGTGAATCTACAAAACCACCTGCTGGTGAGGACGAGACTGGTGTGAAAGGTGAAGAACTATGGAAACTTTCAAAGGACGAGTCTGCTCCAAAGGGTAGGAGAGGATCaaaatccaagaaagatgcAACAAAGCCTCCAGCAGGAGAAGATGAGACTGGGGGAAAGGGTGAAGAGCTCTGGAAATTGCCCAGAGGTGAGTCCGCTTCCTCAAAAGCTAGAAGAGGTTCAAGAACGTCTAAACACAAGAACGATTCGAGTAAACCTCCAGCAGGGGAGGATGAGACTGGTGTAGCAGGTGAAGAGTTGTGGAAATTGCCCAGAAAAGAAGGTGCAGAATCCGAATCTACTAAACCACCTGCAGGAGAAGATGAGACTGGGAAAGAGGGAGAAGAATTATGGAAGCTCCATAAGGACGAAGGCGcaaaaccaagaagaggTTCTAAGTCAAGTGACAAGACCAAGCCTCTTGCTGGCGAGGATGAAACTGGTGGAGAAGGTGAAGAGCTATGgaaattgccaaaaaaGGATGAGAAAGAGACTGATGTTGCAGAGGATTCGGATCAAACAGCACAATCGACAGAATTGGATATAGGCGATGAGATCCCAGATGTCACCTTGCAAAATCAGGACGGCAAGGACGTCTCATTGAGAGACGTTGCAAAGGAACATAAGATCATTATAATTTTTGCTTACCCTAAGGCAAGCACGCCAGGTTGTACCCGTCAAGCCTGTGGGTACCGTGACAATTACGACGAGTTGAAAGAGCATGCGGCTGTCTTTGGTCTCAGTGGGGACAACGCATCGgctcaaaagaagtttcaAACTAAGCAATCGCTTCCTTTTGATCTGTTGTGTGATCCTGGGAGAGTCTTAATCGGCCATTTGGGTGCCAAGAAGACTGCTCAGTCGGGGACTCTGAGATCTCACTGGGTTTTCTTCGATGGTAAATTGAAGTATAAGAGAGTAAAAGTCTCGCCAGAAGTGAGCATTCAGGATGGTAAGAAAGAGGTATTAGAGTTAGCGGCCAGCCTCCAGAACGAGTGA
- the EST3 gene encoding telomerase subunit EST3 (similar to Saccharomyces cerevisiae EST3 (YIL009C-A); ancestral locus Anc_7.128): MPKTILSSSSKQKDTVFLLPWIEKSIGPLIADESDIRLPVFNFIPKLQLKDLRKPQLSPRILRNPSHFVKVVKFHSVNRFQVFATVRDSAHQILVEFTPQCVSEFERTHRSRITLETEHSLFIISDCKLYHRDRNYILKNFGIDMKNWQSAANHKRCSTIPVLIVNQASQFEMDQIESFEHFPYLYTL; this comes from the exons ATGCCTAAGACAATATTATCCTCTAGTTCTAAGCAAAAGGACACTGTCTTTCTACTGCCATGGATAGAGAAAAGTATTGGACCTCTAATTGCAGATGAAAGCGATATTAGACTACCagtcttcaatttcatcccCAAATTacagttgaaagatttacgCAAGCCACAGCTGAGTCCCCGAATTCTCCGTAATCCGAGTCATTTTGTCAAGGTCGTCAAATTCCATAGCGTGAATCGTTTTCAAGTGTTCGCTACCGTAAGGGACAGCGCCCATCAGATACTT GTTGAATTCACACCTCAATGCGTATCAGAATTTGAACGCACACACCGTTCAAGAATAACCTTAGAGACAGAACATTCGCTATTCATCATTAGCGATTGTAAGCTATACCATAGGGATCGCAACTACATACTAAAGAATTTCGGCATCGAtatgaagaattggcagTCCGCTGCGAATCATAAAAGATGCTCTACGATCCCGGTATTGATAGTAAACCAGGCTAGCCAATTCGAGATGGACCAGATCGAATCCTTCGAGCACTTTCCATACTTATATACCTTATAA
- the URM1 gene encoding ubiquitin-related modifier URM1 (similar to Saccharomyces cerevisiae URM1 (YIL008W); ancestral locus Anc_7.129) encodes MVTVKVEFLGGLDVVFGKQRVHKVRIDEPSVNAKRLISYIAEEMITNKKDINVFLEEGTVRPGILTLINDTDWELEGGEDYVLEDGDVVSFTSTLHGG; translated from the coding sequence ATGGTTACTGTGAAGGTTGAGTTTCTTGGTGGTCTTGATGTTGTGTTTGGTAAACAGAGGGTACACAAAGTGCGCATCGATGAACCTTCGGTCAATGCTAAGCGACTAATCTCTTACATAGCCGAAGAAATGATCACGAATAAGAAAGATATAAACGTATTTCTTGAGGAAGGTACTGTGAGGCCAGGTATTTTGACGTTGATCAACGATACCGATTGGGAATTGGAAGGTGGTGAGGATTATGTGCTTGAGGACGGAGATGTTGTATCCTTCACATCGACTTTACACGGTGGTTAA